In Lycium ferocissimum isolate CSIRO_LF1 chromosome 11, AGI_CSIRO_Lferr_CH_V1, whole genome shotgun sequence, a single genomic region encodes these proteins:
- the LOC132037696 gene encoding non-specific lipid-transfer protein 13-like, translated as MATKNLLVFVALVVVVVLSPCNALIRVLEKDAICEDVNACFEYCENFVDGITGLPTRECCDNLMILNGKVKYEDDGVRRYCSCIVDFSNSHYHPPYLQSRIEQLYLICDIHLSFPISEHMDCSKL; from the exons ATGGCAACCAAAAATCTACTAGTTTTTGTTGCACTAGTTGTGGTAGTGGTTCTAAGTCCATGCAATGCATTGATCAGAGTCCTTGAAAAAGATGCAATTTGTGAAGATGTGAATGCTTGCTTTGAATATTGTGAAAATTTTGTAGACGGGATTACTGGACTTCCAACCCGTGAGTGTTGTGACAACTTAATGATATTGAATGGCAAGGTAAAATACGAGGACGATGGGGTTCGTAGGTATTGTTCATGCATCGTAGACTTCAGTAATAGCCACTATCATCCTCCTTATCTCCAATCCAGGATCGAACAACTTTATTTAATATGCGACATTCATCTTAGCTTCCCCATCTCTGAGCACATGGATTGCTCTAA GCTTTAG
- the LOC132038360 gene encoding uncharacterized protein LOC132038360 yields the protein MGFKGGKYTWWNGQSGDECIFKRLDRCLGNQALRDKYPELEVSHLIRTGSDHAPLLISYSGESEAVRISFKFLNFWAKHGSFVDIVKEYWKADFMANPFHLFHYKLKKVKSTLIQWSKDTYGNIFQEIETSEDAVKVHEIQFEL from the coding sequence ATGGGATTTAAAGGGGGGAAAtatacttggtggaatggacaAAGTGGAGATGAGTGTATTTTCAAGAGACTGGATAGATGTTTAGGGAATCAAGCCCTACGGGATAAATACCCTGAATTAGAGGTGTCTCATTTAATTAGAACAGGATCAGACCATGCTCCTCTTCTAATTTCGTATTCTGGAGAATCTGAAGCTGTTAGAATATCCTTTAAGTTTCTCAATTTTTGGGCTAAACATGGTTCTTTTGTGGATATTGTGAAGGAATATTGGAAAGCAGATTTCATGGCTAatccttttcatttatttcactATAAACTGAAGAAAGTTAAATCTACTTTAATACAATGGAGTAAAGATACATATGGGAACATTTTTCAGGAGATTGAGACCTCGGAAGATGCGGTTAAAGTGCATGAAATTCAGTTTGAACTTTAA
- the LOC132036458 gene encoding protein TPX2 isoform X3 produces MAEGKEDPNLFQIDEIYEFSAPKFYDFIDGETEEDMRKAELWFEITTSYAPSPCMPRIKTSRSVQLGIPCDFNEGEKLQSNTRPVAEVMEEVTPNENKPAAKEEVTPNEGIVVELNGSLLNPESAEKQPTSQEMCTPGPPPTMSKKIDPRKTDSNNQKTAKKISSMLRNPSAVKSKTLPVKIANPASVRKQAIMRSAVGTPNFGQENQAIKRQKLESGKAKQILDVKPPNLLHKTKPGVNGSTFSSAAKTRKEDRKMYVPEPVPQFISTAEMMKKFQCSTREMSLSCMSSSTLHRKPNKLKLTAPKEPEFETAQRVRPTTVKSSAELEEEMMAKIPKFKARPLNKKILEAPNLPTLRKSTPELPEFKEFHLETMVRAKQNAETSSVLSMESTKSHQWKPHLTAPKSPILQTSLRARPPQIKSSEELEKEGLENIPKFKARPFNKKIFESKGDLGMFCNTKKQVTVPEEFHFATDERIPPPANVTDLFDKLSLNSEPRNEKTIPTNTRPSPFRLYTEERGAEKERRLFTELLQKQIEEERSRVPKATPYPYTTDYPVIPPKPEPKHCTKPEPFQLESLVRHEREMQRELEERQRLEEEEERMRTFRAQPVLIEDPIPVPEKVRKPLTQVQEFNLHVDHRATDRAEFDKKIKEKELMYQRYREEAEAERMMEEEMALKQLRRTLVPHARPVPKFDHPFLPQKCSKQVTKPRSPKLLILKRQERRKMMCPYAAVSSAASQMR; encoded by the exons ATGGCTGAAGGAAAAGAGGATCCGAACTTATTCCAAATTGATGAAATTTACGAGTTTTCGGCCCCGAAATTCTACGATTTCATTGACGGAGAGACGGAGGAAGATATGCGCAAGGCAGAGCTTTGGTTTGAGATTACAACTAGCTATGCTCCTTCAC CTTGTATGCCAAGAATCAAGACCAGTAGATCAGTACAACTTGGGATCCCTTGTGATTTTAATGAAGGCGAGAAGCTGCAGAGTAATACAAG ACCTGTAGCTGAGGTTATGGAAGAGGTGACACCAAATGAGAACAAACCTGCAGCTAAG GAAGAGGTGACACCAAATGAGGGGATTGTAGTAGAACTTAATGGAAGTCTTCTCAATCCG GAATCTGCTGAGAAACAGCCAACTAGTCAAG AAATGTGCACCCCAGGACCACCACCAACAATGTCTAAGAAGATAGACCCTAGGAAGACTGATTCCAACAATCAGAAGACAGCGAAGAAAATTTCAAGCATGCTTAGAAATCCTTCAGCAGTGAAGTCAAAAACATTGCCAGTGAAGATCGCTAATCCTGCCAGCGTGAGAAA GCAAGCAATCATGAGAAGTGCTGTTGGAACGCCCAATTTTGGTCAAGAAAACCAAGCTATAAAGAGACAAAAGCTAGAAAGTGGAAAAGCCAAGCAG ATTCTGGATGTTAAACCACCAAATTTGCTGCACAAAACAAAACCTGGAGTTAATGGTTCCACCTTCTCTTCGGCTGCCAAAACTCGTAAAGAGGACAGAAAG ATGTACGTCCCAGAACCAGTACCACAGTTTATTTCAACAGCagaaatgatgaagaagttTCAATGTAGCACAAGGGAGATGTCGCTGTCTTGCATGAGCAGTTCCACTTTGCAT AGGAAACCTAATAAACTTAAATTAACTGCGCCTAAAGAACCTGAATTTGAGACTGCACAACGTGTCCGTCCAACTACAGTGAAGAGTTCAGCTGAGCTTGAGGAAGAAATGATGGCTAAAATTCCCAAGTTTAAGGCTCGCCCATTGAACAAGAAG ATCTTGGAAGCTCCAAATCTACCAACATTACGTAAAAGTACACCAGAACTTCCAGAATTTAAG GAATTTCATTTGGAGACGATGGTCAGGGCCAAGCAGAATGCGGAAACATCTTCAGTCTTATCCATGGAATCTACTAAG AGTCACCAATGGAAGCCACATCTTACAGCTCCTAAATCACCTATTCTGCAAACGTCACTTAGAGCACGGCCTCCACAGATCAAAAGCTCTGAAGAACTTGAAAAAGAAGGACTTGAAAACATTCCGAAGTTCAAGGCTAGGCCTTTCAATAAGAAG ATCTTTGAAAGTAAAGGAGACCTGGGAATGTTCTGCAACACAAAGAAGCAGGTGACAGTGCCTGAAGAATTTCATTTTGCCACAGATGAAAGGATTCCACCTCCTGCTAACGTTACTGATCTCTTTGACAAG ctttctctGAATTCCGAACCTAGAAATGAAAAGACTATACCGACAAACACCAGACCAAGTCCTTTTCGTCTCTACACAGAG GAAAGAGGAGCAGAGAAAGAGAGGAGACTGTTCACTGAACTTCTACAGAAACAGATTGAAGAAGAGAGGTCAAGAGTTCCCAAAGCAACTCCATATCCTTACACAACTGATTACCCTGTG ATTCCGCCAAAACCAGAACCAAAGCATTGTACAAAACCAGAACCTTTCCAACTGGAGAGTCTGGTCAGGCATGAAAGGGAGATGCAGAGGGAATTGGAAGAACGGCAAAGAttggaggaggaagaagaaagaatgaggACTTTTAGAGCACAACCAGTCTTGATCGA GGATCCAATTCCAGTTCCTGAAAAAGTACGTAAGCCCCTCACGCAAGTTCAGGAATTTAATCTACACGTAGATCACCGTGCAACAGATAGAGCTGAGTTTGATAAGAAG ATTAAGGAGAAAGAACTGATGTATCAAAGATACAGGGAGGAGGCAGAAGCTGAAAGAATG ATGGAGGAAGAGATGGCGCTGAAACAACTACGGAGAACTTTGGTGCCTCATGCAAGACCTGTGCCTAAATTTGATCATCCTTTCCTGCCACAAAA GTGTTCCAAACAAGTGACAAAACCAAGATCCCCCAAGCTGCTGATTCTTAAAAGgcaagaaaggagaaaaatgaTGTGTCCCTATGCTGCAGTTTCTAGTGCTGCCTCCCAGATGAGGTGA
- the LOC132036458 gene encoding protein TPX2 isoform X1, with protein sequence MAEGKEDPNLFQIDEIYEFSAPKFYDFIDGETEEDMRKAELWFEITTSYAPSPCMPRIKTSRSVQLGIPCDFNEGEKLQSNTRPVAEVMEEVTPNENKPAAKVFSSEVKEEVTPTDETVVEAKVLSSAVKEEVTPNEGIVVELNGSLLNPESAEKQPTSQEMCTPGPPPTMSKKIDPRKTDSNNQKTAKKISSMLRNPSAVKSKTLPVKIANPASVRKQAIMRSAVGTPNFGQENQAIKRQKLESGKAKQILDVKPPNLLHKTKPGVNGSTFSSAAKTRKEDRKMYVPEPVPQFISTAEMMKKFQCSTREMSLSCMSSSTLHRKPNKLKLTAPKEPEFETAQRVRPTTVKSSAELEEEMMAKIPKFKARPLNKKILEAPNLPTLRKSTPELPEFKEFHLETMVRAKQNAETSSVLSMESTKSHQWKPHLTAPKSPILQTSLRARPPQIKSSEELEKEGLENIPKFKARPFNKKIFESKGDLGMFCNTKKQVTVPEEFHFATDERIPPPANVTDLFDKLSLNSEPRNEKTIPTNTRPSPFRLYTEERGAEKERRLFTELLQKQIEEERSRVPKATPYPYTTDYPVIPPKPEPKHCTKPEPFQLESLVRHEREMQRELEERQRLEEEEERMRTFRAQPVLIEDPIPVPEKVRKPLTQVQEFNLHVDHRATDRAEFDKKIKEKELMYQRYREEAEAERMMEEEMALKQLRRTLVPHARPVPKFDHPFLPQKCSKQVTKPRSPKLLILKRQERRKMMCPYAAVSSAASQMR encoded by the exons ATGGCTGAAGGAAAAGAGGATCCGAACTTATTCCAAATTGATGAAATTTACGAGTTTTCGGCCCCGAAATTCTACGATTTCATTGACGGAGAGACGGAGGAAGATATGCGCAAGGCAGAGCTTTGGTTTGAGATTACAACTAGCTATGCTCCTTCAC CTTGTATGCCAAGAATCAAGACCAGTAGATCAGTACAACTTGGGATCCCTTGTGATTTTAATGAAGGCGAGAAGCTGCAGAGTAATACAAG ACCTGTAGCTGAGGTTATGGAAGAGGTGACACCAAATGAGAACAAACCTGCAGCTAAGGTTTTTTCTTCTGAGGTTAAGGAAGAGGTGACACCAACTGATGAGACTGTGGTAGAAGCTAAGGTTTTATCTTCTGCGGTTAAGGAAGAGGTGACACCAAATGAGGGGATTGTAGTAGAACTTAATGGAAGTCTTCTCAATCCG GAATCTGCTGAGAAACAGCCAACTAGTCAAG AAATGTGCACCCCAGGACCACCACCAACAATGTCTAAGAAGATAGACCCTAGGAAGACTGATTCCAACAATCAGAAGACAGCGAAGAAAATTTCAAGCATGCTTAGAAATCCTTCAGCAGTGAAGTCAAAAACATTGCCAGTGAAGATCGCTAATCCTGCCAGCGTGAGAAA GCAAGCAATCATGAGAAGTGCTGTTGGAACGCCCAATTTTGGTCAAGAAAACCAAGCTATAAAGAGACAAAAGCTAGAAAGTGGAAAAGCCAAGCAG ATTCTGGATGTTAAACCACCAAATTTGCTGCACAAAACAAAACCTGGAGTTAATGGTTCCACCTTCTCTTCGGCTGCCAAAACTCGTAAAGAGGACAGAAAG ATGTACGTCCCAGAACCAGTACCACAGTTTATTTCAACAGCagaaatgatgaagaagttTCAATGTAGCACAAGGGAGATGTCGCTGTCTTGCATGAGCAGTTCCACTTTGCAT AGGAAACCTAATAAACTTAAATTAACTGCGCCTAAAGAACCTGAATTTGAGACTGCACAACGTGTCCGTCCAACTACAGTGAAGAGTTCAGCTGAGCTTGAGGAAGAAATGATGGCTAAAATTCCCAAGTTTAAGGCTCGCCCATTGAACAAGAAG ATCTTGGAAGCTCCAAATCTACCAACATTACGTAAAAGTACACCAGAACTTCCAGAATTTAAG GAATTTCATTTGGAGACGATGGTCAGGGCCAAGCAGAATGCGGAAACATCTTCAGTCTTATCCATGGAATCTACTAAG AGTCACCAATGGAAGCCACATCTTACAGCTCCTAAATCACCTATTCTGCAAACGTCACTTAGAGCACGGCCTCCACAGATCAAAAGCTCTGAAGAACTTGAAAAAGAAGGACTTGAAAACATTCCGAAGTTCAAGGCTAGGCCTTTCAATAAGAAG ATCTTTGAAAGTAAAGGAGACCTGGGAATGTTCTGCAACACAAAGAAGCAGGTGACAGTGCCTGAAGAATTTCATTTTGCCACAGATGAAAGGATTCCACCTCCTGCTAACGTTACTGATCTCTTTGACAAG ctttctctGAATTCCGAACCTAGAAATGAAAAGACTATACCGACAAACACCAGACCAAGTCCTTTTCGTCTCTACACAGAG GAAAGAGGAGCAGAGAAAGAGAGGAGACTGTTCACTGAACTTCTACAGAAACAGATTGAAGAAGAGAGGTCAAGAGTTCCCAAAGCAACTCCATATCCTTACACAACTGATTACCCTGTG ATTCCGCCAAAACCAGAACCAAAGCATTGTACAAAACCAGAACCTTTCCAACTGGAGAGTCTGGTCAGGCATGAAAGGGAGATGCAGAGGGAATTGGAAGAACGGCAAAGAttggaggaggaagaagaaagaatgaggACTTTTAGAGCACAACCAGTCTTGATCGA GGATCCAATTCCAGTTCCTGAAAAAGTACGTAAGCCCCTCACGCAAGTTCAGGAATTTAATCTACACGTAGATCACCGTGCAACAGATAGAGCTGAGTTTGATAAGAAG ATTAAGGAGAAAGAACTGATGTATCAAAGATACAGGGAGGAGGCAGAAGCTGAAAGAATG ATGGAGGAAGAGATGGCGCTGAAACAACTACGGAGAACTTTGGTGCCTCATGCAAGACCTGTGCCTAAATTTGATCATCCTTTCCTGCCACAAAA GTGTTCCAAACAAGTGACAAAACCAAGATCCCCCAAGCTGCTGATTCTTAAAAGgcaagaaaggagaaaaatgaTGTGTCCCTATGCTGCAGTTTCTAGTGCTGCCTCCCAGATGAGGTGA
- the LOC132036458 gene encoding protein TPX2 isoform X2: MAEGKEDPNLFQIDEIYEFSAPKFYDFIDGETEEDMRKAELWFEITTSYAPSPCMPRIKTSRSVQLGIPCDFNEGEKLQSNTRPVAEVMEEVTPNENKPAAKVLSSAVKEEVTPNEGIVVELNGSLLNPESAEKQPTSQEMCTPGPPPTMSKKIDPRKTDSNNQKTAKKISSMLRNPSAVKSKTLPVKIANPASVRKQAIMRSAVGTPNFGQENQAIKRQKLESGKAKQILDVKPPNLLHKTKPGVNGSTFSSAAKTRKEDRKMYVPEPVPQFISTAEMMKKFQCSTREMSLSCMSSSTLHRKPNKLKLTAPKEPEFETAQRVRPTTVKSSAELEEEMMAKIPKFKARPLNKKILEAPNLPTLRKSTPELPEFKEFHLETMVRAKQNAETSSVLSMESTKSHQWKPHLTAPKSPILQTSLRARPPQIKSSEELEKEGLENIPKFKARPFNKKIFESKGDLGMFCNTKKQVTVPEEFHFATDERIPPPANVTDLFDKLSLNSEPRNEKTIPTNTRPSPFRLYTEERGAEKERRLFTELLQKQIEEERSRVPKATPYPYTTDYPVIPPKPEPKHCTKPEPFQLESLVRHEREMQRELEERQRLEEEEERMRTFRAQPVLIEDPIPVPEKVRKPLTQVQEFNLHVDHRATDRAEFDKKIKEKELMYQRYREEAEAERMMEEEMALKQLRRTLVPHARPVPKFDHPFLPQKCSKQVTKPRSPKLLILKRQERRKMMCPYAAVSSAASQMR; this comes from the exons ATGGCTGAAGGAAAAGAGGATCCGAACTTATTCCAAATTGATGAAATTTACGAGTTTTCGGCCCCGAAATTCTACGATTTCATTGACGGAGAGACGGAGGAAGATATGCGCAAGGCAGAGCTTTGGTTTGAGATTACAACTAGCTATGCTCCTTCAC CTTGTATGCCAAGAATCAAGACCAGTAGATCAGTACAACTTGGGATCCCTTGTGATTTTAATGAAGGCGAGAAGCTGCAGAGTAATACAAG ACCTGTAGCTGAGGTTATGGAAGAGGTGACACCAAATGAGAACAAACCTGCAGCTAAG GTTTTATCTTCTGCGGTTAAGGAAGAGGTGACACCAAATGAGGGGATTGTAGTAGAACTTAATGGAAGTCTTCTCAATCCG GAATCTGCTGAGAAACAGCCAACTAGTCAAG AAATGTGCACCCCAGGACCACCACCAACAATGTCTAAGAAGATAGACCCTAGGAAGACTGATTCCAACAATCAGAAGACAGCGAAGAAAATTTCAAGCATGCTTAGAAATCCTTCAGCAGTGAAGTCAAAAACATTGCCAGTGAAGATCGCTAATCCTGCCAGCGTGAGAAA GCAAGCAATCATGAGAAGTGCTGTTGGAACGCCCAATTTTGGTCAAGAAAACCAAGCTATAAAGAGACAAAAGCTAGAAAGTGGAAAAGCCAAGCAG ATTCTGGATGTTAAACCACCAAATTTGCTGCACAAAACAAAACCTGGAGTTAATGGTTCCACCTTCTCTTCGGCTGCCAAAACTCGTAAAGAGGACAGAAAG ATGTACGTCCCAGAACCAGTACCACAGTTTATTTCAACAGCagaaatgatgaagaagttTCAATGTAGCACAAGGGAGATGTCGCTGTCTTGCATGAGCAGTTCCACTTTGCAT AGGAAACCTAATAAACTTAAATTAACTGCGCCTAAAGAACCTGAATTTGAGACTGCACAACGTGTCCGTCCAACTACAGTGAAGAGTTCAGCTGAGCTTGAGGAAGAAATGATGGCTAAAATTCCCAAGTTTAAGGCTCGCCCATTGAACAAGAAG ATCTTGGAAGCTCCAAATCTACCAACATTACGTAAAAGTACACCAGAACTTCCAGAATTTAAG GAATTTCATTTGGAGACGATGGTCAGGGCCAAGCAGAATGCGGAAACATCTTCAGTCTTATCCATGGAATCTACTAAG AGTCACCAATGGAAGCCACATCTTACAGCTCCTAAATCACCTATTCTGCAAACGTCACTTAGAGCACGGCCTCCACAGATCAAAAGCTCTGAAGAACTTGAAAAAGAAGGACTTGAAAACATTCCGAAGTTCAAGGCTAGGCCTTTCAATAAGAAG ATCTTTGAAAGTAAAGGAGACCTGGGAATGTTCTGCAACACAAAGAAGCAGGTGACAGTGCCTGAAGAATTTCATTTTGCCACAGATGAAAGGATTCCACCTCCTGCTAACGTTACTGATCTCTTTGACAAG ctttctctGAATTCCGAACCTAGAAATGAAAAGACTATACCGACAAACACCAGACCAAGTCCTTTTCGTCTCTACACAGAG GAAAGAGGAGCAGAGAAAGAGAGGAGACTGTTCACTGAACTTCTACAGAAACAGATTGAAGAAGAGAGGTCAAGAGTTCCCAAAGCAACTCCATATCCTTACACAACTGATTACCCTGTG ATTCCGCCAAAACCAGAACCAAAGCATTGTACAAAACCAGAACCTTTCCAACTGGAGAGTCTGGTCAGGCATGAAAGGGAGATGCAGAGGGAATTGGAAGAACGGCAAAGAttggaggaggaagaagaaagaatgaggACTTTTAGAGCACAACCAGTCTTGATCGA GGATCCAATTCCAGTTCCTGAAAAAGTACGTAAGCCCCTCACGCAAGTTCAGGAATTTAATCTACACGTAGATCACCGTGCAACAGATAGAGCTGAGTTTGATAAGAAG ATTAAGGAGAAAGAACTGATGTATCAAAGATACAGGGAGGAGGCAGAAGCTGAAAGAATG ATGGAGGAAGAGATGGCGCTGAAACAACTACGGAGAACTTTGGTGCCTCATGCAAGACCTGTGCCTAAATTTGATCATCCTTTCCTGCCACAAAA GTGTTCCAAACAAGTGACAAAACCAAGATCCCCCAAGCTGCTGATTCTTAAAAGgcaagaaaggagaaaaatgaTGTGTCCCTATGCTGCAGTTTCTAGTGCTGCCTCCCAGATGAGGTGA